One window from the genome of Castellaniella sp. MT123 encodes:
- the xdhB gene encoding xanthine dehydrogenase molybdopterin binding subunit, with protein sequence MNMRVNLPPELDRLAVSNDSIPRPVAGEPSAGASSPHESAVLHVSGEAVYTDDIPELRGTVYAALGLSSKAHARVLGMDLDAVRAAPGVVAVFTAQDIPGENNCGPVLHDDPLLADGLVQYVGQPMFVVVARSVDAARHAARLGRIDYQDLPHLLTPQQAKAADSRTLPDMRLVQGDVRAALDASAHRLHGTFSCGGQEQFYLEGQISYAVPQEKSGMVVHCSTQHPTEMQSIVAHTLGWQAHQVRVDCRRMGGGFGGKESQSALFACLSSVCAWKLGRPVKLRADRDDDMMITGKRHGFHYEYEVGYDDAGRIQGMRLDMTLHSGFSADLSEAVASRAVCHFDNAYYIPAADVHAMCGKTHTQSNTAFRGFGGPQGALLTEVVIERIARQLGKDALDVRQANFYGIDTRNVTPYGQKVEGNLIEPLVGELVDSSGYRARREAVRAFNAGSPILKKGLAITPVKFGISFNVPAFNQAGALVHIYRDGSVLVNHGGTEMGQGLNTKVAQIVANTLGLDLDCVRVTATDTSKVANTSATAASTGTDLNGKAAEDAALRLRTRLADFAARHYGGKPEDVVFAWRQVSVNGQTVPFAQLADEAYWDRVQLWSDGYYCTPGITWDKATMHGSPFYYFAYGAAVSEVVVDTLTGEWKLLRADILHDVGASINPAIDLGQIEGGYIQGTGWLTSEELWWREDGRLMTHAPSTYKIPAISDCPRDFRVRLFKAANPKDTVHRSKAVGEPPLLHGISVFNAITDAVASLGDGHESPDLCAPATPEAILKAAEGLRQRCAAKGSRQPGGR encoded by the coding sequence ATGAACATGCGCGTCAATCTTCCGCCCGAGCTGGATCGGCTGGCCGTCAGCAATGACAGCATTCCTCGCCCCGTGGCGGGCGAACCGTCGGCGGGTGCATCCAGCCCGCACGAATCGGCCGTGCTGCACGTCAGCGGCGAGGCCGTCTACACCGACGACATCCCGGAGCTGCGTGGCACGGTCTATGCCGCGCTGGGCCTGTCGTCCAAGGCCCATGCGCGGGTGCTGGGGATGGACCTGGATGCCGTGCGGGCCGCGCCCGGCGTGGTGGCTGTCTTCACGGCCCAGGACATTCCGGGGGAAAACAACTGCGGTCCCGTCCTGCATGATGATCCGCTGCTGGCCGACGGCCTGGTGCAATACGTGGGCCAGCCGATGTTCGTCGTGGTGGCTCGTTCCGTGGATGCGGCCCGCCATGCGGCGCGCCTGGGGCGCATCGACTACCAGGATCTGCCGCATCTGCTGACGCCGCAGCAGGCCAAGGCCGCCGATTCGCGCACCCTGCCCGACATGCGTCTGGTTCAGGGCGACGTGCGGGCGGCGCTGGATGCCTCCGCGCACCGGCTGCACGGCACGTTTTCCTGCGGCGGCCAGGAACAGTTCTACCTGGAAGGCCAGATCTCGTACGCGGTCCCGCAGGAAAAATCCGGCATGGTGGTGCATTGTTCCACCCAGCATCCCACGGAAATGCAAAGCATCGTGGCCCACACCCTGGGCTGGCAGGCGCATCAGGTGCGGGTGGACTGCCGGCGCATGGGTGGCGGCTTTGGTGGCAAGGAATCGCAATCGGCGCTCTTTGCCTGCCTGTCGTCGGTGTGCGCCTGGAAGCTGGGCCGCCCAGTGAAGTTGCGGGCCGACCGGGACGACGACATGATGATCACCGGCAAACGCCACGGCTTTCATTATGAATATGAAGTCGGCTACGACGACGCCGGGCGCATCCAGGGCATGCGCCTGGACATGACGCTGCATTCCGGCTTTTCCGCCGATCTGTCGGAAGCTGTGGCCAGCCGCGCCGTGTGCCACTTCGACAACGCGTATTACATCCCGGCGGCCGATGTGCACGCCATGTGCGGCAAGACCCACACCCAGTCCAACACGGCCTTCCGGGGTTTCGGCGGCCCGCAGGGGGCGCTGCTCACCGAGGTAGTGATCGAACGCATCGCCCGGCAGCTGGGCAAGGACGCGCTGGACGTGCGGCAGGCCAATTTCTACGGCATCGACACGCGCAATGTGACCCCCTACGGTCAGAAGGTCGAAGGCAACCTGATCGAACCCCTGGTGGGCGAACTGGTCGACAGTTCCGGCTACCGGGCCCGCCGCGAGGCGGTGCGCGCCTTCAATGCCGGCAGCCCGATCCTGAAGAAGGGCCTGGCGATCACGCCGGTGAAATTCGGCATTTCCTTCAATGTTCCGGCCTTCAATCAGGCCGGCGCACTGGTGCACATCTACCGGGACGGCTCGGTGCTGGTGAATCATGGCGGCACGGAAATGGGCCAGGGTCTGAACACGAAGGTGGCGCAGATCGTTGCCAACACCCTGGGCCTGGATCTGGATTGCGTGCGCGTGACGGCGACCGATACCAGCAAGGTCGCGAACACCTCGGCGACCGCGGCGTCCACGGGGACTGACCTGAACGGCAAGGCCGCCGAGGATGCCGCGCTGCGGCTGCGCACGCGTCTGGCCGATTTCGCCGCCCGCCACTACGGCGGCAAGCCGGAAGACGTCGTCTTCGCCTGGCGCCAGGTCAGCGTGAACGGGCAGACCGTGCCTTTTGCCCAGCTGGCCGACGAGGCCTACTGGGACCGCGTCCAACTGTGGTCCGACGGCTACTACTGCACGCCCGGCATCACCTGGGACAAGGCCACCATGCATGGCAGCCCCTTCTACTACTTTGCGTACGGCGCGGCGGTGTCGGAAGTCGTGGTCGATACGCTGACGGGCGAATGGAAGCTGCTGCGCGCCGACATCCTGCATGATGTGGGTGCCTCCATCAATCCGGCCATCGATCTGGGACAGATCGAAGGCGGCTACATCCAGGGTACGGGCTGGCTGACCAGCGAAGAGCTGTGGTGGCGCGAGGACGGGCGCCTGATGACGCATGCGCCGTCCACCTACAAGATTCCGGCCATCAGCGATTGCCCGCGCGACTTTCGCGTGCGCCTGTTCAAGGCCGCCAATCCGAAGGACACCGTGCATCGCTCCAAGGCCGTGGGCGAGCCGCCGTTGCTGCATGGCATCAGCGTCTTCAATGCCATCACGGATGCCGTCGCTTCGCTGGGCGACGGGCACGAGTCTCCGGACCTGTGCGCGCCGGCCACGCCCGAGGCGATCCTGAAGGCCGCCGAGGGCCTGCGGCAACGCTGTGCGGCCAAGGGGTCGCGGCAGCCTGGCGGACGCTAG
- a CDS encoding YaeQ family protein — translation MALRATIYKAELHVADNDRGYYGSHAVTVARHPSETDERLMVRLLAYALWVDADERLVFTRGLSDTDEPDLWNLDLTGAVRQWVEIGLPDDRRLLKACGRAEQVIVLAYGRGVDVWWAGVRDKVARAGNLQVYALDADATKALAALAARGMSLSVNITDRSAWVSCERGDVTLDVQCLREAV, via the coding sequence ATGGCCCTGCGCGCCACCATCTACAAAGCCGAACTGCACGTTGCCGACAATGATCGTGGCTACTATGGCAGCCATGCCGTCACCGTGGCGCGGCATCCGTCCGAGACCGACGAACGATTGATGGTGCGGTTGCTGGCCTACGCGCTGTGGGTGGATGCCGACGAACGGCTGGTGTTCACGCGCGGCCTCAGCGATACGGACGAACCCGACCTGTGGAACCTGGACCTGACCGGCGCCGTGCGGCAGTGGGTCGAAATCGGCCTGCCCGACGATCGCCGGTTGCTGAAGGCCTGCGGCAGGGCGGAACAGGTCATCGTCCTGGCCTATGGCCGGGGAGTGGACGTCTGGTGGGCGGGTGTGCGCGACAAGGTCGCCCGGGCGGGCAATCTGCAGGTTTACGCCCTGGATGCGGATGCGACGAAGGCACTGGCGGCGTTGGCTGCACGCGGCATGAGCCTGAGCGTGAACATCACGGACCGCAGCGCCTGGGTGTCCTGCGAGCGCGGGGACGTCACCCTGGACGTGCAATGCCTGCGCGAGGCCGTTTAA
- a CDS encoding LysR family transcriptional regulator codes for MHKPRESMDTHLLRTLQILLIEQSVSRAAIKLGLSQPAISNSLRRLRDITGDPILVRSKTGMVATERGLELLAYANSALAAIDRITQPPGAFDPAQSTREFHLGAPDYLDAMFLPNIAEILRREAPQAKFIVHPINSDYDYAGGLEDGGLDVVIGNWLEPPPQMHMARLFDDEVVCMVGSQNPVSNRELSLKHYLELPHLAPFPYVSERQSFIDGYLAAQGLRRNIQMTIPYFGQVAGMLLRTDLIFTTGRQFAQHYARYLPITILPSPFAFPPMRFYLLWHRRCHGAPEVTWLRHCITRVAAMLQASQRNISAD; via the coding sequence ATGCACAAACCCCGCGAATCCATGGATACCCATCTGCTGCGCACCCTGCAGATCCTGCTGATCGAACAAAGCGTCTCGCGCGCCGCGATCAAGCTGGGGCTGTCGCAGCCCGCCATCAGCAATTCGCTGCGACGACTGCGCGACATCACCGGCGACCCGATCCTGGTGCGCAGCAAGACCGGCATGGTCGCGACCGAACGCGGCCTGGAACTGCTGGCCTATGCGAATTCGGCGCTGGCGGCGATCGATCGCATCACGCAGCCGCCGGGGGCCTTCGACCCAGCCCAGTCGACGCGGGAATTTCACCTGGGCGCGCCCGACTACCTGGATGCGATGTTCCTGCCGAACATCGCCGAAATCCTGCGCCGAGAAGCGCCCCAGGCCAAATTCATCGTACACCCGATCAACTCGGATTACGACTATGCCGGCGGCCTGGAGGACGGGGGTCTGGATGTGGTCATCGGCAACTGGCTGGAACCCCCCCCACAGATGCACATGGCCCGGCTCTTCGACGACGAAGTCGTCTGTATGGTGGGCAGCCAGAATCCGGTCTCGAACCGAGAACTCAGCCTGAAGCACTACCTGGAATTGCCGCATCTGGCGCCGTTTCCCTATGTGTCCGAACGCCAGAGCTTCATCGACGGCTATCTGGCCGCGCAGGGCCTGCGGCGCAACATCCAGATGACGATCCCCTATTTCGGGCAGGTGGCCGGCATGCTGCTGCGCACCGACCTGATCTTCACCACCGGACGGCAGTTCGCGCAGCATTACGCCCGCTATCTGCCCATCACCATCCTGCCGTCGCCCTTCGCCTTCCCGCCCATGCGTTTCTACCTGCTGTGGCACCGCCGCTGCCATGGCGCGCCGGAAGTCACCTGGCTGCGGCACTGCATCACGCGGGTCGCGGCGATGCTGCAGGCCAGCCAGCGGAACATCAGCGCCGATTGA
- the guaD gene encoding guanine deaminase gives MTVNQNADPGATRSTGAGDIQAYRAQLLYFRDTPKAEDEACEWIRDGLLVVRDGVIEQCGEHDRLIGDLPPGTSVHDWRNHLITPGFIDTHIHYPQTDMIASPAPGLLPWLETYTFPTERRFENPEYAQDVAKFFLDELLRCGTTTALVYCTVHPGSAQAFFAESHARNLRMVAGKVMMDRNCPEYLRDTAESGARDSEDLLRRWHGTGRQMYALTPRFAPTSTPEQLGRCSELAQRYPDVFIQSHVAENRDEVKWVMDLFPGYRSYLDIYDRYGLLRPRAVYGHCVWLDDDDWRRLRDSGAVAAHCPTSNQFLGSGLFDHATARNFGTPVTLATDVGGGSSFSMLQTMNEAHKIARLSGHHLTARRMFWQATQGAAKHLGLTGRIGTLEAGAEADFIVLDPKATPLLARRSAYAESLEELLFALAMLGDDRAIAATYAAGREVHRRARTAAHP, from the coding sequence ATGACTGTGAATCAAAACGCCGATCCGGGTGCCACCCGTTCCACAGGGGCGGGTGACATCCAGGCCTATCGTGCTCAGCTGCTGTATTTCCGGGATACGCCCAAAGCCGAGGACGAGGCCTGCGAGTGGATCCGTGACGGCCTGCTGGTGGTGCGCGATGGGGTCATCGAGCAGTGCGGCGAGCACGATCGCCTGATCGGTGATCTGCCCCCCGGTACGTCGGTCCACGACTGGCGCAATCACCTGATCACGCCGGGTTTCATCGACACGCATATTCATTATCCGCAGACCGACATGATCGCGTCGCCCGCGCCGGGCCTGCTCCCCTGGCTGGAAACCTATACTTTCCCCACCGAGCGGCGCTTCGAGAACCCGGAATACGCGCAGGACGTCGCCAAGTTCTTCCTGGATGAACTGCTGCGATGCGGCACCACCACCGCACTGGTGTATTGCACCGTGCATCCGGGTTCGGCCCAGGCGTTCTTTGCGGAGAGCCACGCCCGCAACCTGCGCATGGTGGCCGGCAAGGTCATGATGGATCGCAACTGCCCGGAATACCTGCGCGACACGGCGGAATCCGGCGCGCGCGACAGCGAAGACCTGCTGCGCCGCTGGCATGGCACGGGCCGCCAGATGTACGCGTTGACCCCGCGCTTCGCTCCCACGTCCACGCCCGAACAGCTGGGCCGTTGCAGCGAACTGGCGCAGCGCTATCCGGACGTTTTCATCCAGTCGCATGTGGCGGAAAATCGGGATGAAGTGAAGTGGGTGATGGATCTGTTTCCCGGCTACCGCAGCTACCTGGACATCTACGACCGGTATGGGCTGCTGCGCCCACGCGCGGTGTACGGCCACTGTGTCTGGCTGGACGACGATGACTGGCGGCGCCTGCGGGATTCAGGCGCGGTCGCGGCCCATTGCCCGACCTCGAACCAGTTCCTGGGCAGTGGCCTGTTCGATCACGCCACGGCCCGCAACTTCGGCACGCCCGTCACCCTGGCGACCGACGTGGGTGGGGGCTCGTCTTTTTCCATGCTGCAGACCATGAACGAGGCGCACAAGATTGCCCGCCTGTCGGGCCACCACCTGACCGCGCGGCGCATGTTCTGGCAGGCCACCCAGGGCGCGGCCAAGCACCTGGGGCTCACGGGCCGGATCGGCACCCTGGAAGCCGGCGCCGAGGCCGACTTCATCGTGCTGGACCCCAAGGCCACACCGCTGCTGGCGCGGCGCAGCGCCTATGCCGAATCGCTGGAGGAGCTGCTGTTCGCCCTGGCGATGCTGGGCGACGATCGGGCCATCGCCGCCACGTACGCGGCGGGACGGGAAGTCCATCGGCGCGCGCGGACGGCCGCGCATCCGTAG
- a CDS encoding AMP nucleosidase, with protein sequence MDTTRPTRLPPLVPFASYDDAEAAVDQLIHLYQRNTAFIRDAFREYGAGTLEVGQRVRACYPAIRIRINTYPDVDSRLSYGHLVEPGTYLTTVTRPALFHDYLREQVRLLLRNHHVPVEIGESDLPIPLHFAFPEGEYAQGEYSEVPGHTLRDHFDVPDLAVTDDAIVNGTWRGRANQPRPLAPFSGPRIDYSLQRLRHYTGTSPAHFQDFVLFTNYQFYVDEFVKWARATLAAGTGGYTALVEPGNHIVTQDTAAQPAPPLAFNPQMPTYHLKREGHAGITLINIGVGPSNAKTITDHVAVLRPSAWLMLGHCAGLRTTQRLGDYVLAHGYVRQDHVLDDDLPLWVPVPPLAEVQVALEDAVAEVAGLSGWELKKIMRTGTVATIDNRNWELRDQQEPVQRLSQSRAIALDMESATIAANGFRFRVPYGTLLCVSDKPLHGELKLPGMASAFYRTQVNQHLHIGIRALERLREMPSERLHSRKLRSFIETAFK encoded by the coding sequence ATGGATACCACCCGCCCGACCCGGTTGCCGCCGCTGGTCCCGTTCGCCAGCTACGACGATGCCGAAGCCGCGGTGGATCAGCTGATCCACCTGTATCAGCGCAACACGGCCTTCATCCGCGACGCCTTCCGGGAATACGGCGCCGGTACCCTGGAAGTCGGCCAGCGGGTACGCGCCTGCTATCCGGCCATCCGCATCCGCATCAATACCTATCCGGACGTCGACAGCCGCCTGTCGTATGGGCACCTGGTCGAGCCCGGCACTTACTTGACGACGGTCACACGTCCCGCGCTGTTTCACGACTATCTGCGCGAGCAGGTGCGGTTGCTGCTGCGCAACCATCATGTGCCCGTGGAGATCGGCGAATCGGACTTGCCGATTCCCCTGCATTTCGCGTTTCCGGAGGGCGAATACGCCCAGGGAGAATATTCCGAAGTCCCCGGCCACACTCTGCGGGATCACTTCGACGTGCCCGATCTGGCGGTGACCGACGATGCCATCGTCAACGGCACCTGGCGCGGCCGCGCCAACCAGCCGCGGCCGTTGGCGCCCTTCAGCGGCCCGCGGATCGATTATTCGTTGCAGCGCCTGCGGCACTACACCGGGACGTCGCCGGCGCATTTCCAGGATTTCGTGCTGTTCACGAACTATCAGTTCTATGTGGACGAGTTCGTGAAGTGGGCTCGCGCCACGCTGGCCGCCGGCACGGGCGGCTATACCGCGCTGGTCGAGCCGGGCAACCACATCGTGACGCAGGATACCGCCGCGCAGCCCGCGCCGCCGCTGGCCTTCAACCCCCAGATGCCGACCTACCACCTCAAGCGCGAGGGCCATGCCGGCATCACGCTGATCAACATCGGGGTGGGGCCTTCCAACGCGAAGACGATCACTGACCACGTCGCCGTGCTGCGGCCCTCGGCCTGGCTGATGCTGGGCCATTGCGCCGGCCTGCGCACCACGCAGCGCCTGGGCGACTACGTGCTGGCGCACGGCTACGTGCGTCAGGATCATGTCCTGGACGACGATCTGCCCCTGTGGGTGCCGGTGCCGCCGCTGGCCGAGGTCCAGGTCGCGCTGGAAGACGCCGTGGCCGAGGTCGCGGGCCTGTCGGGTTGGGAACTGAAAAAGATCATGCGCACCGGGACGGTCGCCACCATCGACAACCGCAACTGGGAGCTTCGCGACCAGCAGGAACCGGTGCAGCGCCTGTCGCAGTCGCGCGCCATCGCCCTGGACATGGAATCGGCCACGATCGCGGCCAATGGGTTCCGCTTCCGCGTGCCGTACGGCACGCTGCTGTGCGTGTCCGACAAGCCCCTGCATGGCGAATTGAAACTGCCCGGCATGGCCAGCGCCTTCTACCGCACCCAGGTCAACCAGCACCTGCACATCGGCATCCGCGCACTGGAACGTCTGCGTGAAATGCCCAGCGAACGGCTGCATTCGCGTAAACTGCGCAGCTTCATCGAGACGGCATTCAAATAA
- the xdhC gene encoding xanthine dehydrogenase accessory protein XdhC, with the protein MTAWIDQALWCLDRQQPVVLISVASVRGSAPREAGAKMLVSAAGQWLTIGGGQLEWQAERLARDHLRDGAGPDRWVHDMPLAASLGQCCGGLVTLLFERLRESDGVWLRQAYDRLRRQESFEREVGIGGPGIAPWVRLRDPSAASHPANRFQASRLLDPADPRGCPVLTEPLCPDAMNVVVFGAGHVGQALVAILGTLPCRVTWVDAREDLFPGQVAPNVTLEATDTPEAVIDEAPPGSCYLIMTHDHALDQRLCEQLMKRDDVAYFGLIGSRTKWQKFRQRFAAKGIAPERYARIRCPIGEPGIAGKQPAVIAVAVAAQLLRLRSEGAMVAAPAAHLEAAQS; encoded by the coding sequence ATGACGGCATGGATCGATCAGGCGCTCTGGTGCCTGGATCGCCAGCAGCCGGTGGTGCTGATCAGCGTCGCGTCCGTGCGCGGGTCGGCCCCCAGAGAGGCCGGCGCCAAAATGCTGGTGTCGGCCGCCGGACAATGGCTGACCATCGGCGGAGGTCAACTGGAATGGCAGGCCGAGCGGCTGGCACGCGACCACCTGCGGGATGGGGCTGGGCCCGACCGCTGGGTGCATGACATGCCGCTGGCGGCGTCCCTGGGGCAGTGCTGCGGCGGTCTGGTGACCCTGCTGTTCGAGCGCTTGCGTGAATCGGACGGGGTCTGGTTGCGGCAGGCGTACGACCGGCTGCGGCGTCAGGAGTCCTTCGAGCGGGAAGTCGGCATCGGCGGCCCGGGAATCGCGCCCTGGGTGCGCCTGCGGGATCCTTCGGCGGCCTCGCATCCGGCCAACCGGTTTCAGGCCAGCCGCCTGCTGGATCCGGCCGACCCCCGGGGTTGCCCGGTGCTGACCGAGCCCCTGTGCCCGGACGCGATGAACGTCGTCGTGTTCGGCGCCGGTCACGTCGGCCAGGCGCTGGTGGCCATCCTGGGGACGCTGCCGTGCCGGGTGACCTGGGTGGATGCGCGCGAGGATCTGTTTCCCGGGCAGGTCGCCCCCAATGTCACCCTCGAGGCGACCGATACGCCCGAGGCCGTGATCGACGAGGCGCCGCCCGGCAGCTGCTATCTGATCATGACGCATGACCACGCCCTGGACCAGCGTTTGTGCGAACAGCTGATGAAGCGCGATGACGTTGCCTATTTCGGTCTGATCGGTTCGCGCACCAAGTGGCAGAAATTCCGGCAGCGCTTCGCGGCCAAGGGCATCGCGCCGGAACGCTATGCGCGCATCCGGTGTCCGATCGGGGAACCCGGCATCGCGGGCAAGCAGCCCGCCGTGATCGCGGTGGCGGTGGCGGCGCAGCTGTTGCGGCTGCGTTCGGAAGGCGCGATGGTGGCCGCGCCAGCCGCGCATCTGGAAGCCGCGCAATCCTGA
- a CDS encoding aldo/keto reductase: MSQTPNATVSGTFLIGGDIPVHRLGFGAMRITGPGIWGAPSDPDAARATLKKLPDLGVNFIDTADSYGPFVSEDLIREVLHPYNGLLIATKGGLLRHGPDKWVPLGDPDYLRQCVLMSLRRLGVERIDLWQLHRIDPDVPRTAQFEVIAAMRKEGLIRHVGLSEVHPEDIEEAQAYFPVATVQNQYNLGDRKSEAVLDYCTRHGIGFIPWYPLNAGRLAGPGSELDAVAKRHGVTASAIALAWLLKRSPVMLPIPGTCSPEHLAQNVAAAGVELGDTEFETLGRLAV; encoded by the coding sequence ATGTCCCAGACTCCAAACGCCACCGTATCCGGCACCTTTCTGATCGGCGGCGACATCCCCGTGCACCGCCTGGGTTTCGGCGCCATGCGCATCACAGGGCCTGGCATCTGGGGGGCGCCGTCAGACCCGGACGCCGCCCGTGCGACACTGAAAAAATTGCCGGATCTGGGGGTCAATTTCATCGATACGGCCGACAGTTACGGGCCGTTTGTCAGCGAAGACCTGATCCGCGAGGTGCTGCACCCCTACAACGGCCTGCTGATCGCCACCAAGGGCGGGCTGTTGCGACATGGCCCGGACAAATGGGTGCCGCTGGGCGACCCGGACTATCTGCGCCAATGCGTGCTGATGAGCCTTCGCCGGCTGGGCGTCGAGCGCATCGATCTGTGGCAATTGCACCGCATCGACCCCGACGTGCCGCGCACCGCGCAGTTCGAAGTCATCGCCGCGATGCGCAAGGAAGGCCTGATCCGCCACGTGGGTCTGAGCGAGGTCCATCCCGAAGACATCGAAGAGGCCCAGGCGTATTTTCCGGTGGCCACGGTCCAGAACCAGTACAACCTGGGCGACCGCAAGAGCGAAGCCGTGCTGGATTACTGTACGCGGCACGGCATCGGTTTCATTCCGTGGTATCCGCTGAACGCGGGGCGCCTGGCCGGCCCGGGATCCGAACTGGACGCTGTTGCCAAGCGCCATGGGGTGACGGCCAGCGCCATCGCGCTGGCCTGGCTGTTGAAACGATCACCGGTGATGCTGCCGATTCCGGGCACGTGCAGCCCCGAGCATCTGGCGCAGAACGTGGCTGCCGCCGGGGTCGAACTGGGCGATACGGAATTCGAGACGCTGGGAAGACTGGCGGTTTAA
- the xdhA gene encoding xanthine dehydrogenase small subunit: METTAIRFQYRGQVHEVTDQPTTRTVLQYLREDLGCMGTKEGCAEGDCGACTVMVAEPDGHGGVAMRAVNACIQFLPTLDGKALYTVEDLRQPDGALHPVQQAMVDCHGSQCGFCTPGFVMSLWGMYLAHGPQDPAPTRTQIDDALSGNLCRCTGYQPIVRAAAEMYQYPAVEFDRDALAHVLASLRRDDVFSYTHDGHTFHAPRTLAQLARLRLDYPDARILAGSTDVGLWVTKQYRDLPHLIYIGQVRELRDIRQDGDDLVIGAGALLNDAFDALIRHVPELAELRQRFASYPIRNAGTLGGNVANGSPIGDSMPALIALGARIVLRRGDRVREMPLEDFYLGYQKNAAEAGEFVQGLRVPVLVPGRQFRAYKVSKRFDQDISAVCAAFAVTLDASGVVRDIRTGFGGVAATPARAWAAESALQGQPWDEAHARAAMDAVGQDFKPLTDMRASSEYRRLAARNLLYRFYLETSPGAPLATHQVNVANLAELA; encoded by the coding sequence ATGGAGACAACCGCCATTCGCTTTCAGTATCGTGGCCAGGTCCACGAGGTCACGGATCAGCCCACCACCCGCACGGTCCTGCAATACCTGCGCGAGGACCTGGGCTGCATGGGCACCAAGGAAGGCTGCGCCGAAGGCGACTGCGGCGCCTGTACCGTCATGGTGGCCGAGCCCGACGGGCACGGCGGTGTAGCGATGCGCGCGGTCAATGCGTGCATCCAGTTTCTGCCCACCCTCGACGGCAAGGCGCTGTATACGGTGGAAGACCTGCGCCAGCCCGATGGCGCCCTGCACCCGGTGCAGCAGGCCATGGTGGATTGCCACGGCTCGCAATGCGGCTTCTGCACGCCGGGCTTCGTCATGTCGCTGTGGGGCATGTATCTGGCCCATGGGCCACAGGATCCGGCGCCCACCCGCACGCAGATCGACGATGCGTTGTCGGGCAACCTGTGCCGTTGCACGGGCTATCAGCCCATCGTGCGCGCCGCCGCTGAGATGTACCAGTACCCGGCGGTCGAGTTCGATCGGGACGCGCTGGCCCATGTCCTGGCGTCGCTGCGGCGCGACGATGTCTTCTCGTATACGCACGACGGGCACACCTTCCACGCGCCGCGCACGCTGGCCCAGCTGGCGCGGCTGCGGCTGGATTACCCGGACGCCCGCATCCTGGCCGGCAGCACCGACGTCGGCCTGTGGGTGACCAAGCAATACCGTGATCTGCCGCACCTGATCTACATCGGTCAGGTCCGGGAACTGCGCGACATCCGCCAGGACGGCGACGACCTGGTCATCGGCGCCGGCGCGCTGCTCAACGATGCGTTCGACGCCCTGATCCGTCATGTCCCTGAACTGGCCGAGCTGCGCCAGCGCTTCGCCTCGTATCCGATCCGCAACGCCGGTACGCTGGGGGGCAATGTCGCCAATGGCTCACCGATCGGTGATTCCATGCCGGCCCTGATTGCGCTGGGCGCGCGCATTGTGCTGCGGCGCGGCGACCGCGTGCGTGAAATGCCGCTGGAGGACTTCTATCTGGGCTACCAGAAAAACGCCGCCGAAGCCGGCGAGTTCGTGCAGGGCCTGCGGGTGCCCGTGCTGGTCCCGGGGCGCCAGTTCCGCGCTTACAAAGTGTCCAAGCGTTTCGACCAGGACATCTCGGCGGTGTGTGCCGCGTTTGCGGTGACGCTGGATGCGTCCGGCGTCGTGCGGGACATCCGCACCGGTTTTGGCGGTGTGGCCGCCACGCCGGCGCGGGCCTGGGCAGCCGAATCCGCGCTGCAGGGACAACCCTGGGACGAAGCCCACGCGCGGGCGGCCATGGACGCCGTCGGCCAGGACTTCAAGCCGCTGACCGACATGCGCGCCAGCAGCGAATACCGGCGGCTGGCCGCGCGCAATCTGCTCTATCGCTTTTATCTGGAAACCTCCCCTGGGGCGCCTTTGGCGACGCATCAGGTGAATGTGGCCAATCTGGCCGAACTTGCCTGA